The nucleotide window catctaccagtttagaaaaatccgtgatctccagtgctgtgatcatgaatttgatgttgtcattgagcccttcttgaAACCgtatgcacctctctgcctctgtagggactatctccctcccatatctgctcaatctgataaattcacgctcatactcagtcactgacaactgtctctttctcagactgataaattcccttcttcgctcttctaaatacactttgctaatatatttcttcctgaactctgtgaggaagaattcccaggtgatccgttcagcttgcacctcactagttactgtgtcccaccactgatatgcatcatcctgaagtagggacacagcacccaccaggttctgctcgggggtgcaatttagctgtttcagcactctgatggttctatccaacctgttttctgtggccatgggatcatcctccctcttcccaaagaagtccacagtcccatgctttcgcagtttctccaaatgagatttctgtggtattggtggaggttgtggctgtggttatgatggtggaattgcccccatcatttgccagtagaattcggtcatttgctagaatagagcaaactgaggttgggcatgtgcctcagctgctggtggagcagattctcccctgcccccaaactcagtccttggtggagcatgactcttcacctcttcatcaactgctctttgcgaagcaggatccatattctattcaaaataagaaaataaacagatctgcatcagtgtcacctcaacacttacaaatgcaatgcaatggtatgtactctatctaggcccagaaacgcctaaaccgatgctctgataccactaaatatgacaccccttacccgtctacagtgtagctgagcaagttatgccactcagtgtgtcggagcaccaatttatgtttctattacaatttctccttttataattcatttattttcaattttgataaatctgaatttatccgcaaattttatagaaaatccggcagagtgccgactgtaaattgaaaaaatagttcttctgaacttgtttaaaaacacttctaaaataatttccaaatccaaactccattatacacattcaagtcaatctcaaagtctcaacatttcatttttcaacattcataatgcagaaaacctcaataatatgaaatttcatatatttacattaatacataattacaggagtttatagttacaatccaaactaatacaaaatgctaaaacacaaaagggccacctatagtcctaatgtcctaccatatgcagtgcagatgtgaggtgactccgaaccccggatgcagctctgaagactcaccctgtctgatgtctgctgggctccccggctaggtctccagtacttgcgcgtggcaaaagcgacgcgctaagcaattctgcttagtggtgacaatataaaataaaataaaatagaataaaataattatgcagaatgtatgatttcatttttggataGACTtgatttctggtattatttgctgtattattcatttaaaatttggtaaggtttattattattgcccgagtagcccatactagttgactggactggataaatgggtaaactggcactgggtactaagtacctcggaccatcacaccatcggtcacattgtgtctcccggtgtgcaacagaacagctaataagctgtaacaattattagggttaaaacccaagtatatcaactcaaataacatagctaaaggctattattttacagaatggcatggaaaagccatgaaacacagaatggcacgaagccatatgtagtactgctaacaggaccctattggcatgccaagctatccaaaccaaatcttgttaggtatactaggacattttacacttttgagttttataatttttgaatttcaagttttggtgttagtattcacttcattagtcaataaaaatattgacttttgcatagacaataggtacattggttttaatactcccaccataccacattttgcatttaaaatttgttggtattagttgccaataccatttataagcttaatgttaattaagcagaattttaggttttcatgcttcatttttactgttctatttgtcatttttgtagtgggaatttggaaaaatgatcaacataaaagttgttccttattttgtctagttgaatttccttttttgaatcactccatttggagttttgtagctcaagttatggtccaaaaaccacaactagccggattgaaatttttttgaactgaccatatctacagtgcaatgaacagtgactgcaactcacttgttggataggttctggtcataatttgggttaggtttcttcatgaaagttgttgggttatatctcatcttgttgctggtaaaattttaggtcaattggacctttctacattgagttatggccaaatgaacaatcactgtttatttggtcattctgcagaaatagactgcaggtcactaggattaaggcaagcttttggtccacttggtttggttttataggatggtttctttaccaaaattgtgccattatgtgtctagtttcatgtctaattggccttgcatcaattgaacctctacaattcaagttatgactgcccaaacctgctggactcatttttaattctgtaggtcaccatgggTAGCCACACTAACTGCAAtttccactaatcaaaccacctcatttcttatttacccataaccaaatggtcactaattgaccattaaaactcactttcatcattacatgatcaaagtctccattttatacccaaacccaaaccctaacatctcaaatcatgcatttaacttgcatttcatcaatccacttagtgtgTACATATTGTGGTttgccatgatggtcttttaacttcattaagctcaatacaatcaaaccctaaccatgactGTCGAAAAATATGGGATAGCATACAAGTGgtttttaacaaatttcctttgaaatttacactcattcaagtcctcaaacatgtattcaaagtaaaaatttatgttaggtcactaacctcaaaggagtgagattttcccacttgctaaaacttttattttcctcttctttttgctcccaaaaaaatcaccaaggtgtaagagcaagtttttgtgttgacaattagggtttttggtagaagaaagctagggaaaatcaagcttgaaaaagcttgttcatggagggttatgggagCATGGGTGACGGCatgaaggaaagagaaagaagtggttctgattttttttttgtttttcagcccatttggtctcttttatatatggttatgccatgtgtcaagattgggttggttgggtgaattttaatgacatcatgatgatgtcataaatccattttttttcattttctctcaatttcttgtctatttaattgcaattaaattttttgacaatatttattcatattttatgttatataaattatttatttaactggacaagttggcccaaaaatcatctctgaagacgaaatgactaaaatgccctctgtttagcttaacggtccaaaattgtctgtatcgattgaaaaatttttctaagtatttccttagcattttaatgccataagaacttcaatgacccttctctggagttccaaaaattattttataattttttttaaatttttttcttattaatatttgagttaatttttggttcctcactttattttaaatatttttagtttattttaaatatttttagttcctcactttagtttaaatatactGTACGGATTAATTAAAATAAGGATGTTACAATGACAAAAGTGAAGGCTTATCTGGGATGAACAAAAATGGCAGCTCCGTGGCAGAGGAACCAAAAGTATCTGTAACTGAGAAAAGCAATGCCCTGGAGGATGGCAAAAGTAATGGCTTACCTGAGATGAACAAAAATGGCTGCTCAGCAGCGGAGAAACACAAAGGATCTGAAACAGCGAAAACCGTTGAAATGGTTGCGTCTCAGGTTATTGGTATTGTGTCCAAAACTACATTGGATGGTGATGGTGTGCCGACGTCTTCTTCAGTAATGGAGGATGAAAAGATGGAGGGTGCTTCTGAGAAGAGCCCTCATGGCATATTGGCAGCAGTGGATGAATCAAGAAGTTCTAAAATTGAAAACAGTCATCCAATGGCTGAATCTGAGGTTGATGGGATAGGGCCTGAAGCTTCTCTGGTTGGGATAGAGCCTGAAGATTCTTAGGTTGGTAGTTTTGTGCCTGATGATAAATCCGGAAATGTCATCATACCTACATCATCTATCCCAGTGATGCATGAAGTGAATATTGAGGATTCTCCGTGTAAGATTCCAGAGGGATCAGAAATGTCTGAAGTTGCAATAGATGGTCGAATTCAGCATGGTGGGATGGTTGTGGAAAATGTGTCTGAAAAATCAGAACTGCCTTCATCTTCTCTGATGACAGGGGGATAGAGTAAATGTCTCATCTGAGATGGTGCAGTTGACAGCTTAATAGCATCCATGGATTCAAAAGGATCTGAAGTTGAAGTGGGTGATGAAGTATCTCATTCTGAGGCTGGTGGGATTGTACCAGAGAAAGTATCTGCGGATACAGGCTTTCCTTCATCTTCATTAGTGATACAGGATGAAACGACTGAGGACCCACCTGGAAAAGATACAGTTAGCACCTCAGTAGCTGGGGAGAAATCACAATAATTTCTAGCTGAGTAAGTTATGAATCAAGAAATTTGTTGTACAGCTGTATGGTAATTTCCTAATATCTATAAGCTGACTGTGAAGGAGCCTGAACTGACACATTTAGTTATCATGTGTTGCACTGCACGATATAACTAATGTAATTGCATCTATTGTAGAGTTACTGTATTCAGTTATCTAAATTTCTCCTGGAATTTTGGCTTGGTCTCGTATTACACTTTTTGCTGTGCTTGCAGTCATTATAAAGTATCAATTTTTAGTGCAGGACATAATTCCCAAGGTATTGAATTAATCTGGATTGACCTTTCATTTTAGATGTGTATTTATATGAATTTAATCCACAAAATGTTGTTATTTCCCATCCTTTGGAGGACTTAAAGAACCTGCACAGAATATTTCTCATATGGTAAAGACGTTTGGGCAGTGAATGATGGTGCAACCTGGCATATTTTATACTGTTTGAACAAATAATGGGAGCTGCTATCTGTTGATTGAGTTGTGTTTTTAGCCATTGTGTTGCATTAAATCATGATCTTCATCTTCTGCCGAAAGTTGTCTTCAGTCATCTTTAATTTCCTTATAATTTCATCAAACTTTGTGGTTCCATGCTACTGTTTAAAATGTGTATTTTCTTACGCGGTTCAACCAATACTTCCTTTTCCCTTTctaccttttcttttctttccttttatttttaaaaatacactGTTATAATTGAATGCTATGTACACCACTGTGGTTTTCATGTTCATGCTGCTACTTTGGTGTCCATTTTATACTCCCATGATTTATGTGTTTTCTGATTACAGTAACTATAGTCAACGTATTTTGTTTCTGCATTGAGACTCAGAAATCAAAATCAGAAATCTCTTGAGATGATTCTAAACTCTTCGGTtcaaagttattattattatttgtttgaAAATGGCAAAAGTATTTGCTAGTGAGCTCCTCAAAATTATGGTTTCTGATTAACTCCTCAAAAATGACCTTAGTTCCGGTAATATTGACACCTAATTTGACATAAGAATTCGCATCAATCTTGCTGAAATATATGATATGATGGTTTCCACTGCTATTTCTCACCATTGATCTTGGTATCTCAATAATGACGTATACACACTGTATTATGCAGTTCTTTTGACTATAACTCTTTCTACAAATTTGATTAACAGTGTAGTGTAACGCACAGTGTAGCAATTTCTCCCATTATCTCGAAAGACCAGATTGCTGTAATAGATAAAGATAATTCTAATCCCGTTTTCATCTCCGACCCTACTCTTGAATTCAGTGTTCTAAAATTCAGGGCTCAGAGATGacagtatttaaatattattatgacACAATAGAGGGATAGAATGGTAATTCAGTCTATATGAAATGGTTTAAACGGATGCGTCTCTTGACGGCGGTACTACCAAAGGACACAACTAACCCGTTCCGTTCTCCTTCTTTGCAACGGTACTGAACTAACTGATAAACCAAAGCAAACACCtcttgtcttcttcttcttcttcttcttcttcttagacTCTGCATCTCAACAGCAAAAATGGACTCCGGCGGCACCGTCTTGCTAAGTAACTTCCATTCCTGCTCTTTCCTCttctcctcttcatcttttccCTGTGAATAAAAGGAGAAGAGAAGAAGCATTTCGCTTTCTTTCCAAGCTTAATGCATTCAAATTTGCCTTTTTTCTTATTTCTTGCACAGTTGGCTTCACCTTCTGCTGAAGTGGCGGAAATGAGCTGTGGAGGAAGAGGACGTGAAAGGAAGAATCCGACTCTAATTTGTGCTCCAATCATGGCCGAATCCGTCGACGagatggtgattcttttgggtaaAGCTAAAGCTTGTGGAGCTGATCTTGTGGAAATTCGATTAGATAATTTGAAAAGTTTCAATCCTCGCCAACATCTTAAAGCGCTTATAACACGCTCTCCTTTGCCTACTGTTTTCACTTACAGGTTtcccaaaactccaattttcctGCTTGATTTCCATTTTCGTAGTATGAACGCTATAAACCGCCTATGATTTGCCCTATCTGATTTTAAATGTGTTGCTTCTAGGCCAAAATGGGAGGGTGGTCAGTATGAAGTTGACGAAAACCAGAGATTGGATGCACTTAGATTGGCCATGCAATTGGGAGCTGATTACATTGATGTTGAGCTTCAGTTTCTCTTTCAAATGTTAAAACTAATTCTTCTTGGTCTCTTATCCCACATTAGTCTCTTATCCAACATCTTCTGCTTATGAATCTTGGAACATTTTCATAACATCTTAGGCCTTTTAATCTCAACATTTCGAGGTTGAGCTTGAGTTTCTAAATAATCTACTAGAAATTATTTTGGAGGTTGGGTTTGAGTTTCTAATATCCTATTAGAGCTACTTTTCAGTTTTATGGAGGTGGACTGTTACAATAAAATTTTCTTACCTTGGTAGCCTTGCAGGCCTTTTATAGGATGTCAATTGTTCTCAATATATGAGCATTCGATTCAAACggatcaaatcaaatcaaattaaattaaattattaaaattaaattattatattttaaaattaaatcaaattaaaataaataaaaaattaaattaaatcaaattgttttaTTTCAGTTCAAATcaatcagttttttttttttaatttgaacttaattttcaagttatttagtttgattttaatcTTAATTTGAACCTAAcaattattaattaatgaaattaagtaatttatatatatatatatataattatatataatttataaatttttcataaaaataaattaatttaaaaataaaaattttagttcgattcaaatgaaatttttttctctaaaatcgaattgaattgaaataatcaaaatttttaaaatataaaattgaaccaaatcaaattatatCAAACCGAATTACTAAATTAAAatgatttgattcaatttctcAAATTAAACTAAATAGTACTCACTTCTATCTCAAACCTTCTTTatgtaataatatatttttttttattaaaaatcatttatttttatttatttatttaaatattataattttaataaaaaaaatttattaaaattagtttaaaacttatatttttaacttatatattttatgttatataaatttatagtatataataacaaataaaaaaaaaaaagaaaagtcctGCGGAAAAGCCGTCCCTCCCTACTGTCCGCTGGGAAGTTTTCGCCCCAATCCTGAACAGTTGTGGGGCGGAGACGGGGGAGCGTTCTCTGCCCCTGACGCAACCCATTGCCATTCCTAGTCTTCCTAGCCTTCTAACCTTTAATAGTATATTGTTTTCCCTCTGGATGTAGAAGCGACGATTTGAAAATTCAATGTTCTTTTTTTTGGTTGTTATGTATTTTTTGTGTGAAGTTGCTCGTGAGTTCAATGACTTCCTCCATGGAAACAAAGCTGCAAAGTGCAAAGTCATTGTTTCTTCTCACAACTATCACAACACTCCGTCTGTTGAGGAGCTTGGCAACCTTGTGGCCAAAATTCAGGCGGCTGGAGCTGACATAGAGAAGATTGCAAAAGCTGCCTTGGATATCACCGATGTTTCACGCATTTTCCATATAACTGTCCACTCACAAGTAAGCAACGTATGTAATAATATGATGTTTTGCTGAATTTGAGTGAAGTTTAAATTTCTCCCTGTCATGAATTGGaagaataacttttttttttactctttAATTCTTTGTGGCTAATGCCTTGTAACATCAGGGATAGGACCAAGGACAAATGGATAACATACGAGCAACATTTGTAGGAGAAAATATTTATAGTAGGCATCTTGGATAAACCTTAGGTAACAAGGAATTGCAAAAATGAAACAAAGTTGCTGCGGATTTGCTTTCATTTTGGTTATGAAAGCTAATATAATCCTGGTTAATTAATTTGACTAATCAATAATGTGTTTTGGCGTTTGACAATGAAGCATTTTCACAGGCTTGTTTAAGGTTTTGATTAAAGTTTGTTTCAAGTCCCAAATTTTATTTCTTgtgttctttttctttttatcacAATTCCTGGAGCAAAGAACTCATAATTTAAATATGGAACCATTTGGAAATACTTAGAAATGAAGCAGAAACTTATCGTGTTATATTATCTTTACCCATTCAAGGGACCTAACAAAATAGGATATTGTATTTGTTAAATAGCGTTAGAAGTTTGACAATGTTGTTTTCTAATATATTTTCCTCTTCTTTGAGGTTTCTTATTATTATGTGGTGTGGTGCTCTAGaattttatcattttttatttttttctgagCCTAATGAATAATGATTTGTTTTGGAGACATTAACTACAATTTTCAGGTTCCGATAATTGGAATTGTTATGGGTGAGAAGGGATTGATTTCACGGATACTTTGTGAAAAATTTGGTGGTTATCTCACTTTTGGCACCCTTGAGTCAGGAATAGTTTCAGCTCCTGGTCAACCAACAATCAAGGATCTGCTGGATCTATACAATTTCAGGCAAATTGGACCCGATATAAAAGTACACGGCATTATCGGGAAGCCTATTGGCCATAGCAAATCACCTTTTCTATGTAATGAAGCATTCAAATCAATTGGCTTCAATGGGGTGTTTGTGCATTTGTTAGTGGATGACATTGCCAAATTTTTCCAGACTTTCTCATCCACAGATTTTGCAGGATTTAGGTTCTGTTTCTATGACCATTGCTATTTGTTAGAAAAATATAATGTTTCTTAAAATTATTGTATCTTTCTCTAGTTT belongs to Hevea brasiliensis isolate MT/VB/25A 57/8 chromosome 4, ASM3005281v1, whole genome shotgun sequence and includes:
- the LOC110631945 gene encoding LOW QUALITY PROTEIN: bifunctional 3-dehydroquinate dehydratase/shikimate dehydrogenase, chloroplastic (The sequence of the model RefSeq protein was modified relative to this genomic sequence to represent the inferred CDS: inserted 2 bases in 1 codon; substituted 2 bases at 2 genomic stop codons), translated to MHSNLPFFLFLAQLASPSAEVAEMSCGGRGRERKNPTLICAPIMAESVDEMVILLGKAKACGADLVEIRLDNLKSFNPRQHLKALITRSPLPTVFTYRPKWEGGQYEVDENQRLDALRLAMQLGADYIDVELQVAREFNDFLHGNKAAKCKVIVSSHNYHNTPSVEELGNLVAKIQAAGADIEKIAKAALDITDVSRIFHITVHSQVPIIGIVMGEKGLISRILCEKFGGYLTFGTLESGIVSAPGQPTIKDLLDLYNFRQIGPDIKVHGIIGKPIGHSKSPFLCNEAFKSIGFNGVFVHLLVDDIAKFFQTFSSTDFAGFSCTIPHKEAAVKCRDEVDPVAKSIGAVNCIIRRQSDGKLLGYNTDYVGAISAIEEGLRVSQNISSVAGSPLAGKLFVVIGAGGAGKALAYGAKEKGARVLIANRTFDQAKELAETVGGDAXSLADLDTFHPENGMILANTTSIGMQPKIDETPISKPALRHYSLVFDAVXTPKITRLLREAKESGAITISGLEMFIGYGXYEKFTGLPAPKELFRKIMSKY